One window from the genome of Solea solea chromosome 2, fSolSol10.1, whole genome shotgun sequence encodes:
- the nms gene encoding neuromedin-S — translation MSFPSVRQLFLLCLLWFIGCGSRTDAGPYDEWEDGLLLRKVLRAVRSDDFSDVEWTDQDEEKVQNVFKRFLFHYSKARDSVGAVQQESHSVHPLMRLSPKLSQRRKVLLLKI, via the exons atgagtTTTCCGAGCGTACGACAACTTTTCCTCCTGTGTCTACTCTGGTTTATTGGATGTGGAAGCAGAACAG ACGCAGGTCCTTATGACGAGTGGGAAGACGGATTATTGTTAAGAAAG GTGCTCCGCGCCGTACGCAGCGACGACTTCAGCGACGTTGAGTGGACGGACCAGGACGAG GAAAAAGTCCAGAATGTTTTCAAACGA TTTCTGTTTCATTACTCCAAAGCACGAGACTCAGTTGGAGCTGTTCAACAAGAG TCTCACTCTGTTCATCCACTGATGCGACTCTCGCCGAAACTTTCCCAGAGGAGAAAAGTTCTGCTTCTG AAGATCTGA
- the pdcl3 gene encoding phosducin-like protein 3, with product MQDPNEDTEWNDILRKKGILPPKETPKEDEEEEELALQQQSVVKTYESMTLEELDENEDEFGEEDEAAIEMYRQKRLAEWKATQIKNVFSEVVEISGQDYVKEVNKAGEGIWVVLHLYKQGIPLCTLINQHLSIMANKFRQTKFLKSISTTCIPNYPDRNLPTIFVYLEGEMKAQFIGPHVFGGMNLTVEELEWRLSESGAVKTDLEENPRKQVEDKMMSSIRSSLPTRKDSDSEDEDD from the exons GACCCAAATGAAGACACAGAATGGAACGACATCCTGAGGAAGAAAGGCATTCTTCCTCCTAAAGAGACACCgaaggaggatgaagaggaggaggagctggctCTTCAGCAGCAGTCAGTcg TTAAAACATATGAGAGCATGACGCTGGAAGAGCTGGACGAGAATGAGGATGAGTTTGGTGAGGAAGACGAGGCGGCCATCGAGATGTACAG acagAAGCGTCTGGCAGAGTGGAAGGCGACTCAGATAAAGAACGTGTTTTCAGAGGTGGTGGAAATCTCGGGTCAAGACTACGTGAAGGAGGTGAACAAGGCTGGAGAAGGAATCTGGGTCGTGCTGCATCTCTACAAACAGGG CATCCCCCTGTGCACCCTTATCAACCAGCACCTGAGCATCATGGCCAATAAGTTCCGCCAGACCAAGTTCCTCAAGTCCATCTCCACCACGTGTATCCCCAACTACCCCGACCGCAACCTGCCCACCATCTTTGTTTACCTTGAGGGCGAGATGAAGGCGCAGTTCATCGGCCCTCACGTCTTTGGAGGCATGAACCTCACAGTTGAAG agCTGGAGTGGCGGTTATCGGAATCCGGGGCGGTGAAAACGGACCTCGAGGAAAATCCCAGGAAGCAGGTCGAAGACAAGATGATGTCGTCCATCAGGTCTTCGCTCCCGACGCGAAAAGACAGTGACTCTGAGGACGAGGACGAttag